A stretch of Candidatus Zixiibacteriota bacterium DNA encodes these proteins:
- a CDS encoding sigma-70 family RNA polymerase sigma factor, producing the protein MVEKRALVERILAGDQYAFEQLVRDYQKLVSHIVFRMIANPADREDICQEVFMRVYKNLKSFRFDSKLSTWIARIAYNGCLNYLEKKKVPLYDDIIEDDSLTIENQADQAPSPDMNSEDFELSKILNNEIEKLPVRYRTILTLYHLDEMSYDEIGKVTDQPSGTVKSYLFRARKMLKKRLEMRYNREDLWR; encoded by the coding sequence ATGGTCGAAAAGAGAGCCCTTGTTGAACGAATACTGGCCGGTGATCAATATGCCTTTGAACAACTTGTGCGGGATTATCAGAAGCTGGTCAGCCATATTGTCTTCCGTATGATAGCCAACCCGGCCGACCGGGAGGATATCTGCCAGGAGGTTTTTATGAGAGTCTATAAAAATCTCAAGAGTTTTCGATTCGATTCCAAGCTCTCGACCTGGATCGCGAGGATAGCCTATAACGGCTGTCTGAACTATCTGGAGAAGAAAAAAGTGCCCTTGTACGATGATATAATTGAAGATGATTCGCTGACAATCGAAAACCAGGCCGATCAGGCCCCGAGTCCTGATATGAATTCCGAGGATTTCGAGCTCTCAAAAATTCTAAATAATGAGATCGAAAAGCTTCCGGTACGTTACCGGACGATCCTGACTCTGTATCATCTGGATGAGATGAGCTATGATGAAATCGGCAAGGTGACCGATCAGCCCTCCGGCACTGTCAAAAGTTACCTTTTTCGAGCGCGGAAGATGCTCAAAAAACGCCTGGAAATGAGATA